The nucleotide window CCCCAAGGAACAGAGCGAAGCATGACGACAGCAAACCTCTCCCACGGCCTCGGGGGCACGGACAGCACTGACGTGATGGTGGTCGGGGCGGGACTGGCCGGCCTGAACACCGCCACCCTCCTCGCCCGGCAAGGCCATGACGTGCTCCTCGTCGAACGCCGAACCAGTCTCTCCCGCGCGATCCGCACCACAGGAATCTTCGTACGGAAGACACTCGATGACTTCCCCCTGCCCTCCGACTGCCTCGGGCCACCGATCCGACACGTGGTCCTCTATCCCCCCAACCTGCGCCGCCCGGTCAACCTCACCAGCCCCCGCGATGAGTACCGCGTGGGCGACATGGCACCCCTCTACGAAGCGTCGGCCGCCGCCGCGGCTGACGCAGGCGTACGCATAGCACTGGGCACGCGCTACGCCGGCCGACAGGGCAATGCCTTCCACCTGGCCGGTCGCGACGGGCCGACCGTGGTCCGGGCCCGGTTCGTCGTCGGCGCCGACGGAGCCCGCTCAAGAGTTGCCCGCGACCTCGCTCTCGACCGCAACCACCACCTGATCGTCGGCGCCGAAGAGGTCTTCGAAGTATCCGGAAGCGACGAGCCACCGACATTCCACTGTGTGCTCGACCCCTCACTCGCCCCCGGCTACCTGGCCTGGGTGGTCAACGACGGGCAGCACGCCCATGTCGGCGTCGCGGGCTATGCCGACCGCTATCCGGACGGTCTTCGGCGGGCGGTTGAGCGGTTCAGCGCCTCAGCGCCCGGACTGGCCGGCATCGAACGTCCCAAAACGGTGGAGCGGCGCGCAGGCCCCATCCCCGTCGGTGGCCTGCTGCGCCGGATCAGCTGTGCCGAGGGTCTTCTCGTGGGGGACGCGGCAGGCGCGGTCTCCCCACTCACCGCCGGGGGCCTGGACCCGTGCCTACGGCAGTCGGAACTGGCAGCCGAGGTCCTCAGCGACGCGCTGCGCACCGGTAAGCCAGACTCCATGACCCACTACGACGGAGCCGCACTCCGCACCCACTTCCGCGGACGACTCATGCTGCGCCGGGGGTTGGCCCAGGTACGGACGCCGACCGTGGCAGCAGCGGCGTTCGCCCTGCTGCGCACACCGTTCGGCCAGGCGGCGGCAAGCCGAGTCCTCTTCGGCGACAGGTCCTTCCCCGACACCACCACCAAGTGAATTCACCACGGGCCGTTTCAAGATCGGTCAGCTGTGGGTGAGGGACCGCATGGCGGGGGGCTTCTCCTGCCGCTTCGGCCTCCAGCACCACCAGGTCGCCGGTGCAGGCTTCATCCGTCCGCTCCCACGATCGCGTCGTCGGTCCGGTGGTGGCGCTAACTGATGCGAAGTGGGGGTGGAATTCTCCGGCCGCTGCGGTCTGCGTGTTGCTCCGGTCCGGGGGCGTCGCGGCGGTCCTGGGTTGTCGCCGGTGTGTGCCGCGTCTGTGCCCCCTGTTTGTCTGCTGCGCGGACACCGAGCGTGGCCGGTGCCCGGTGGGTGGACGCTCGCGCGGACCGGCCGCCGGGCCCGCGCGGTCGAGCGGCGGCGAGGTCTCTGCCCGCTCCTCGGACCGGGCCGGGGCAGCCCGTGAGCGGTTCGAAGGAGCCGGCGCCCCTCCCGACCCAAGGTAGCGTGTGGCGGTCCGCCGATCACGGAAAGAGCACAGGACCCGGCCGGTCGCGCGGCCGGCCGATGAGTTCTCGCCGGTCCAGGAGTCATTCCACGTACAGGCACACTCCGCACCCGAAAGGCAGCACCATGAGCAAACTGATCGTCACCGCGTTCGTCACCCTGGACGGCGTCATGCAGGCCCCCGGCGGCCGGGGCGAGGATGTCGACGAGGGCTTCGAGCACGGTGGCTGGCAGGTCCCATACGTCGACGACGACTTCATGCGTCTCATGCGGGGTGTCTTCGAGCGGACCGCTGATCATCTCCTGCTCGGCCGGAAGACCTACGACATCTTCGCCGCGCACTGGCCCCGCATCACCGACGAGAACGACCCGATCGCCGTGAAGCTCAACGCCATGCCCAAATACGTCGCCTCGCGCACCCGCAACAGCCTGGAGTGGCACAACTCCCATCTGCTGAAGGGCGAGGCCGCAGAGGCCGTCGCACAGCTCAAGGAGCGGCTCGACGGCGTGATCATGACGCAGGGCAGCAGCGACCTCATCCGCACCCTGCAGCAGCACGACCTCGTCGACGAGTACCGGCTGCTCGTCAACCCTGTGATCCTCGGCACCGGCAAGCGGCTCTTCGCCGAGGGCGCCACGCCTTCCGCCTGGACGCTCACGGAATCCCGCGCCACCGGCGTGGGCGTGCAGTACTGCGTCTACGAACGGGCAGGGAAGCCCGAGTACGGATCCTTCATGCTGGACGAACTGGACGAACTGGAGTGACGATGCTCGACACGCCCTCGTGGTCACCGCCGGGAACCTGACCGGTCCTGGGCGGCGGCGCCGCGGTCGTCAGCGCGCGCCGCGATGTGGCCGCGAAGTCTGAGTGTCCATACAAGCAGGACCGGGCCCCGCCACCCGCATGGTCGGGACCCGGCTCTGAGCGTCTGGCTTCCGGCTCAGATGCCCATGTTCGCGAGGGCCAGCGCGATGTTCCGCAAGGTTGCGGCGAGACCGGGATGGTCGATCTCGAACCGTTCGACGGTCAGGTGCACGCCGTGCGCAAGGTTGGTGTCCCTCGTCGCCGTTTCGAGTTCGATCTCTGCGTCGATCTGCTGGATCAGATCCTTGAGGTGGTTGCGCTCCTCCAGAGAAAGAGGCGGGTTCTGCTCCAGCTGTTCCCGAAGGGTGTTCAGCTGCTCTTGCAGTTCGCGTGCCGACACTGTGGATCATCCTCTGGTGTGCGAGCGGTTGACGGGCGCCCACGATTCCTGGCGCAAACTTGATCATGACGCCCATACCGTCGATGCGCCAGGGGCGAGATCAAGCCACGCCTGGCTTGCTCTTTACTGCACGCGGCAGTGTCTGTCGATCCGGTTCGCCCGGCGGTGGAAAGGCCGCGGGCCCGCAGATGTTCACGAGAAGCGACGTCGCTCCGGTATCAGTACGAGTGCCACAGCCCCATGCGCGGAAGGGCCGTCCCGTTGCAGATTCCAGTGCTCCGAGAACTCCTCGGCCAGGGTCGGCAGGCAGCAGTCCATGCTCGCCAGGCACCGCTGTTCTGCGAGGCGGCAGAGCCGCCGGCACGTGGACCTCGCAGTGAGATCGGCTGAAGCCACGACGCTCCCGTACAGCAACGGTGTTGGAGTGCCGGCCTGCCTGACCTCGATCGCCGCCGGACCATCGGGAAGCCGGCGGGCGTGAGCGGTTCAGGCGAGGCAGTCATCCTTGAGGGGGCACAGCGGAGGGTGGGTTTCGTCGACCTGGCTTCGCATACGGGGCCAAGCCGGCCGTCGGCCGGCCCGTAACGAGCGGTAGCCCTGGCCAGCAGCACGAACCACACCCCGACGGAGACCAGATGTTCGTCGCCATCACGGGGCACCTCGAGCTCGACAACGTCGCGCCACTCGACAAAACCCTCGTGGCGGTCAACGCGGACGGGGAAGTATGATAGCGGTCGGCGGTCTCCTGGTATTCCGATGGCTCGGCCTCGGTTCAGGCCTGGAACTCGGTGAGATCGATGGTGTGAACGCGCAGCGGATAGCCGTACACCGGGTGTGCCGTCTCGCGTTCCGGCACCATGCCGAGCTTGCGGATGACGTTCTCGGAGGCGTCGTCACCCACCCGGTTGATGCTGATGACCTGGTCGAGGCCACGGTCCTGGAGCGCGAACTCCAGGGTGGCTTGGGCGGCTTCGGACGCGTATCCCTGGCCCCAGAACTGTGAGCCGAGCCGCCAGCTGATCGCCACGGCGGGCAGCACCTCCGGCAGGAACTCGGGCACGGACAGACCCGTGAAGCCGGCCAGTTCACCCGAGGCCAGCAGCTCGACGGCGAAGAGGCCGAATCCCTCTTCGTCCCACTCTTCCTCCCACCTCTCGATGGCCTCCGCCGTGTGGTCCAGGTCGTGCACCGAGCCGTCGTCGATCCAGTGCATGACCCGCGGGTCGGCGTTGATGTCCGCCATAGGCGCGAGGTCGTCGTCATGCCAGCGGCGGAGGAGGAGGCGGGGGGTGCGGATCTCGGTCATGGTGCTCATCCTGCCGAACGCAAGGGCCTCATCGGTAATCAGCGCTCACTCGTGCTGCCGGTCCGGACCGCCGGCAGCACCTGGGCCGGTCTGTTCGCGTCCGGACCAGGAGGGCAGGAGGGGTGGGGAGGGGAGCAGGTTTCACCAGCATTCTTGCGAGGGTCCGTCTGCGAAGACGGCCGACCCCACTCACGCTGGGGTCGGCCGCCGCCGTTCGTCCACTGCCGTCTTACGTCACGAAATGCGGATGTCAGGTCAGATGGTCGAAGGCGCCCCCCTTCGCGCCAGCCAGCAGGGGCTCGGTCTTTCACCGCCCCGTAGAGCGTGCTGCGAGATACTCGTCCGAGGGGGTCTTTTCGTAGGGGCGGTGTGCGCCGCTTCGGTCAGGACTTTGACTTCATGGCCTTGTCGACCTCGGCGTTGAAGGCGCCCGGGGAGGCCGGGGCGGCCTTGCCGTTTGGGGTGTCGGTGCCCAGCACCGTGTCGTCCAGCTTGACCGTAGGCGTGACCACTTTGCAGGTGTTGAAGCTCTCCGACATCTCCAGCGCCCAGCGGTGATACGTACCGGCCTTCACGGCGTCCCGGAACGTGGCGTTGCCCTTCAGGGCGGGCACCGTGTCGGCGACCTTGAGCAGGTAGGCACTGTCCGGCGGATCATGCTTCGGGGGCGAGCGGCTGTAGGTCGTAGAGGTAGGAACGGTCGTTCTTGAAGCTGCGCCAGACGGTGGTCGGAGGTTCGGGTTCGTCAGCGTGGCTGTTGAGGGGATGGGCAGTGACGAGGCCGTCAGCGATCTCGCAGTGCCAGCCGTCGGTCGGCGACCGGACACACCACACGTTCCCGTCCGTTCGGCGGTAGGCGGGGCGGCCGTTGCGTTCGCCGTCGCGTGCGAAGGTGTAGCGGAGCCCGTCGATGTGGCGTACGAAAGTGAAGGATGCAAGTGCTGTCATGCCTTCGGCACTGTAGGGCACCTTCTCCGTCTTCGTCTGCTGCTCGCGCTCGGCGCGCAGCCGCTCACGGGCTGTCTGCTTGTTGGGCCGGCTGTTGCGAGTGCTCATGACTGTCCTGCTCTCAGGGCAAGTGTGGATGCTGCCTGTCCGAAAGCCGCGGGCCGGGGCCTACGCAGCGACGGAACAGGGCGGTCCACGCCGCACGACACAGTGCACGAGCAGGGGAGCGGCCAGGGCGACCGGCTCGGTCCGCGCGGGCCGGGCCGCCGGGCGATGCGGCAGGCGCAGCGCCCGGACGACGGCCACCGCCTTCAGCAACGGCCGAAACGCGAACGCCCCCACGGCGCCCAGCAACTGGGCCACCGCCGCCTCGCCCCGCCGCAGCCACAGCGCCGCGAGCAGCCCCACGACGACGTGCACGAGGAGCAGCAGCCAGGTCCCGGCGGGCGACGGGCCCTCCCCGGACACGGGCTCCAGGGGAGTGCCCAGGTTGCCGGTGTGGCACAGCACATCCATGCCCAGGGACCGCAGCGGTCCGGTGACCGGCCCGCCGGCCGACCCGTAACAAGCCCGCTGGCCCGCATCGAAGGCCGCGTCAGCGGCCAGCTCCAGCGGGACGAGCAACGCGGCGATGCACCAGAAGCCGCGCTCCCGGCCGGCAAGCACGTACGCCACCGCGAACACACCGACCGAGAGCGCGGCGACCAGGGGCGGCGGCAACGGCATCCGGGACAGCAGCACATGACCCGTGGCGGACAGCGTCACGCACAGCGCCGTGAAGAGCGCCGCGCGCAGTGCCCGCAGGCGTGCTGCCGAAATGTCCATTGCAGCGAGTCTGCCACGGTCCGACAAAAGTGCTGAATAAAGGGACATCTGATCTCGTCTGTCGGTACGTGGCCGGGCTGCTGATCCTGACGTCGCAGCCGCCCCCGACGCCCATGGAGGAATCCGACAACAGCTCGGACGAAGGTATGCATATCGCTGCAGCATGAGCCTGTTCGTCCTGACCCTGGGCATGTTCGCCGTGGGTACGGGTGTCGGTTGTGCTGGGGTTGTCTACGCGCCGATGGCCCGCGTCGAGAGACTTGGGCTGACCGGGCACAAGTCAGCAGAGGCCGTAGTACATCCGGGATGGCCGCCGATGTGTGGCGGGCCGGGAGGACTGAACAGGGCCGGGCGGCCCTGTTCAGCTACCCGATTCTGTTACGGCCAGCCTTGCTCCACCTTGGCGGGTGCGGTGTTCCAGCTCTTGGGTATGAACGTGACTACGTAGGTTCCGCGGTCGAAGTCTGCGTACCCGGCAGACCAGTTCCGGAACTTGCTCTCGTATACGTGCATGGGGCCCAGGTCGCTATTGGGCGCGTGATAGTGGTTGGCGTGGGTCCATATGGTCTTCTCGGCATCCACCTCTGTTTGAGCCCCAAACCAACCGTAGTCGAAATTGACCCAACCTTCGCCAGGATTGGCGGGACTGCGCGGAATGTTTCTGTCCTTCGACATGTCGACCAGGCCTGTACCCTGGTCGGGGCGGAAGGCATCCGGGTCGCCGTACTTCCTCTTGTCTGAGGAGCCCCGCTGGTCCTGCCCACTCCAGAAGTGCTTCGAGTAGATCACCGCCTTCATCTTGGATGGGTCGTAGTTGCCTCCATCCCTTTCCTTGAAGGACGGTGTATTCCTCAGCGCCGAGTAAAAATTCGAGCGGCTGTCCTCGTGGAGCAGGGCATCATTCTTGTTCGTGAGCTCTGTCTTGAGGTTGTCGATGTAAGTCCCCTCATCGTGGGCATTCTCCAGGGCGTTGTTCATGATGGACGCTACATCGCGGGCCCGCTTGAAACCCTTCCCCTCGTCGAAACTGTCCTTGGCGATGCGCCCCTCAAACTCCGCCTGCGTTTCATTGGGTCGGGGTCTGGTGTTTTTCAGGTCGTTCTTGTACTTGTTCTCGTCGAAGAACGTGAACGCCAAGTTGTTCGTCGGGTAGGGGCCCGAATTGACCCAGGTGACGCCAACGCAACCGTAGGACAGCTCTGCTCGCTGCGCTTCGGTCATTTGCTGTTGCTTGCCGTCGCGGTGACTGTAGACCTGCTGCCACTTACGTATGTAGTTGTTGACGACCGTAGTGGCCCTACCTCCGTAGGCCTGGTACGCGTCAGGTATCCTGTTGAGCGGCTCGGCGGGAGGGGTCTCCCTGTCGTCGGCGGCCCTGAAGAAAGCGCCGGCGCTCGGCGGTAATTCCGTCGGAGACTTGCCGGGTTGACCCAGAGTCAGAGCTCTTTCGTTCAGTGCGTTGATGTTCTTGACGTCATCCGCCGTCAGGCCGTGCGTTTCGGCGTAGGACCCCTCCTTTTCCCCGCCGCCGATGCTGGCAGCCTGGCTGACCGACGGCGTGAGCCCAGCGGCGCATATGACCGCACCCACAGTGGCCAACGCGAGGAATCTCCGGCGTTCATACATGAAAATCAATAACTCCCTTATGGTGAAATCTCACGGCACGAGGGCCTGCGAGAGAACGATGCAATGGAGGGCTTTGCGGCCAGCTGCCGCGCAGGGCCTTGGTCGCGTTGCCCTGCGTCGCTGCGCCGGCGGCAGGAAGGCCGCTGCCGCGAGGCGGAAGAAGATGTAGTACATGCGAGAGACGGCGGTGGCGGTCCGGTCGTCGCCGGTCATCACCGTGGAAGCCGCCAGGCCGGCTGGGCGCGACCAGGTCGCCCGCTAGCGGGGCCGGCCGCCCGCGTCGGGCGTGGCCAGTGGCTCGCTACATCAGGGTCGCCGCCGAGGCGACGACGCGGGCCCGGTCCGGGTGGCCGGGGTCGCCGTAGCGGACCTCGACGCGCGGGTGGGAGCGCATGAAGTCGGTGTCGACCAGGCGGACCTGGC belongs to Streptomyces sp. NBC_01454 and includes:
- a CDS encoding NAD(P)/FAD-dependent oxidoreductase — encoded protein: MTTANLSHGLGGTDSTDVMVVGAGLAGLNTATLLARQGHDVLLVERRTSLSRAIRTTGIFVRKTLDDFPLPSDCLGPPIRHVVLYPPNLRRPVNLTSPRDEYRVGDMAPLYEASAAAAADAGVRIALGTRYAGRQGNAFHLAGRDGPTVVRARFVVGADGARSRVARDLALDRNHHLIVGAEEVFEVSGSDEPPTFHCVLDPSLAPGYLAWVVNDGQHAHVGVAGYADRYPDGLRRAVERFSASAPGLAGIERPKTVERRAGPIPVGGLLRRISCAEGLLVGDAAGAVSPLTAGGLDPCLRQSELAAEVLSDALRTGKPDSMTHYDGAALRTHFRGRLMLRRGLAQVRTPTVAAAAFALLRTPFGQAAASRVLFGDRSFPDTTTK
- a CDS encoding dihydrofolate reductase family protein → MSKLIVTAFVTLDGVMQAPGGRGEDVDEGFEHGGWQVPYVDDDFMRLMRGVFERTADHLLLGRKTYDIFAAHWPRITDENDPIAVKLNAMPKYVASRTRNSLEWHNSHLLKGEAAEAVAQLKERLDGVIMTQGSSDLIRTLQQHDLVDEYRLLVNPVILGTGKRLFAEGATPSAWTLTESRATGVGVQYCVYERAGKPEYGSFMLDELDELE
- a CDS encoding DUF4404 family protein → MSARELQEQLNTLREQLEQNPPLSLEERNHLKDLIQQIDAEIELETATRDTNLAHGVHLTVERFEIDHPGLAATLRNIALALANMGI
- a CDS encoding GNAT family N-acetyltransferase; its protein translation is MTEIRTPRLLLRRWHDDDLAPMADINADPRVMHWIDDGSVHDLDHTAEAIERWEEEWDEEGFGLFAVELLASGELAGFTGLSVPEFLPEVLPAVAISWRLGSQFWGQGYASEAAQATLEFALQDRGLDQVISINRVGDDASENVIRKLGMVPERETAHPVYGYPLRVHTIDLTEFQA
- a CDS encoding protein-glutamine gamma-glutamyltransferase, whose amino-acid sequence is MYERRRFLALATVGAVICAAGLTPSVSQAASIGGGEKEGSYAETHGLTADDVKNINALNERALTLGQPGKSPTELPPSAGAFFRAADDRETPPAEPLNRIPDAYQAYGGRATTVVNNYIRKWQQVYSHRDGKQQQMTEAQRAELSYGCVGVTWVNSGPYPTNNLAFTFFDENKYKNDLKNTRPRPNETQAEFEGRIAKDSFDEGKGFKRARDVASIMNNALENAHDEGTYIDNLKTELTNKNDALLHEDSRSNFYSALRNTPSFKERDGGNYDPSKMKAVIYSKHFWSGQDQRGSSDKRKYGDPDAFRPDQGTGLVDMSKDRNIPRSPANPGEGWVNFDYGWFGAQTEVDAEKTIWTHANHYHAPNSDLGPMHVYESKFRNWSAGYADFDRGTYVVTFIPKSWNTAPAKVEQGWP